A portion of the Marinobacter alexandrii genome contains these proteins:
- a CDS encoding EpsG family protein, which yields MPWSSKNRFGLLTAIGFGLLSFGLRMIVLNKSPYPNGWDGYYYVMQSHSWLTYGYLQSLDYSIIYPYFTFLSWLIGDYILAFKFGSALLGAALVSASCIIVRKHSNNWLLVLIIGCYLLFSPTLTFFIIQFPKNALGLIFFTFFLSSLISHSWKAILITFLFCIFSHRMIGGFCIILLVIYSLKYIKLKWIILGFIVLVIASLLPGIIHISDLMRFENQFSFIPQFAPFSFYRIMEKDISLWWTLDLIIFTSLVIVSIFYYARNKEYQSDDLMSRIGWPALLILCLLPFFVMDNGSMGYRFFLVAPVLWSTYFLMKTKWKSKLVYPAFILLLCFSFFSHSSYDSSKYDPPNKLYSIVVKRLSENYNSQSYSLVIVQKSLAEMIIYETSFDALNWNPPNGEDYDKTLRIVSNLEFFHFTKYLEQGEIDMLQKLSQQYYAMPENIWRSYLERVYNAKDVTILELLKRGGNPLYDRPEYLTKGKKL from the coding sequence ATGCCTTGGTCTTCAAAAAATAGGTTTGGGCTATTGACGGCTATTGGATTTGGACTATTGTCATTTGGGTTGAGAATGATAGTGCTAAATAAAAGTCCATATCCAAATGGATGGGACGGTTATTATTATGTCATGCAATCTCATTCATGGTTAACATATGGATATCTGCAATCGCTTGACTATTCTATAATTTACCCGTATTTCACATTTCTTTCCTGGCTTATTGGTGATTATATACTTGCCTTCAAATTTGGCTCTGCTCTATTGGGTGCAGCGTTGGTAAGTGCATCCTGCATCATTGTCAGAAAGCATTCAAATAATTGGCTGTTGGTTCTCATCATCGGTTGTTACCTCCTTTTTAGCCCCACCCTGACTTTTTTCATCATTCAATTTCCAAAGAATGCGTTAGGGTTGATTTTCTTCACATTTTTCCTTTCGTCACTAATAAGTCATTCTTGGAAAGCTATTCTAATCACATTTCTATTTTGCATTTTCTCACATCGAATGATTGGAGGTTTTTGTATCATACTACTTGTTATTTATAGTCTGAAATACATAAAATTGAAGTGGATTATTCTAGGATTTATTGTTCTGGTGATCGCTTCGCTACTTCCAGGTATTATTCATATCAGTGATTTAATGCGCTTTGAAAATCAGTTTTCCTTCATTCCACAATTTGCCCCCTTTTCATTTTACAGAATAATGGAAAAGGACATATCTCTATGGTGGACATTGGATCTAATTATTTTCACTAGTCTGGTGATCGTCTCCATTTTCTACTACGCAAGAAACAAAGAATATCAGTCTGATGATCTAATGAGCCGCATCGGTTGGCCGGCACTTTTGATACTTTGCTTACTTCCTTTTTTTGTAATGGATAATGGAAGCATGGGCTATAGATTTTTTTTAGTCGCTCCAGTATTATGGAGTACTTATTTTCTTATGAAAACAAAATGGAAATCAAAGCTGGTATATCCAGCATTCATTCTTTTATTATGCTTCAGCTTCTTTAGTCACAGCTCATACGATTCCAGTAAATATGACCCACCTAATAAGCTTTACTCAATTGTAGTAAAAAGACTCAGTGAGAATTATAACTCGCAATCCTACTCATTAGTAATTGTTCAAAAATCCTTAGCAGAAATGATTATTTATGAAACGTCATTTGATGCATTAAACTGGAACCCTCCAAATGGTGAGGACTATGACAAAACACTAAGGATTGTATCGAACCTAGAGTTTTTTCATTTTACAAAGTACTTGGAACAAGGAGAAATTGACATGCTCCAAAAACTATCTCAACAGTATTATGCTATGCCGGAGAATATATGGAGATCTTATTTGGAAAGAGTTTACAATGCTAAAGATGTGACTATACTGGAATTACTAAAAAGAGGAGGCAACCCACTTTACGATAGACCTGAATATCTTACCAAAGGAAAGAAGCTTTGA
- a CDS encoding class I SAM-dependent methyltransferase yields MKELIVILYTTLYRKGGAQFQRVAETMAKELASSENEVICKAIESKQEIREVFRKITEEGNEIDQFHFIGHSGMYGPMYGTVQYPEQFSPFEIEKLEIPFSKDAEAIFHCCRSARWFAPYFARVQKVKTAGYHWYTTFSERKDKYKIPLRSKGNLYCFGCPGKKSHGWMASMKKMLDQMKPEALKSFEPSLEKIDDTYNSVAALYAETFKDIKVRKDEFNWILKHLPDKAISVLDVGCGNGALLNELSDSISSGLGVDVSDQLLEFARDLNKGNDQIKFQKIDGPTLPFQDHSFDLVISLLSYRYLDWDPIMIEIERVLKKDGKLLIVDMVTAPVKVKEWPSLLKGKFLHYMNRFTQPEFHKNLNRLVTDPGWSQMLKYNPIRSQHEMKWYLESRFPGRKVEVINIGMHSRILAFDSKDMNDIKNIELTYP; encoded by the coding sequence TTGAAAGAACTAATTGTAATCTTATATACTACGCTCTACCGTAAAGGAGGCGCTCAATTCCAAAGAGTTGCAGAGACAATGGCCAAAGAGTTAGCATCGTCAGAAAATGAGGTTATCTGTAAGGCAATTGAGTCCAAGCAAGAAATAAGGGAAGTGTTTCGAAAGATTACTGAGGAAGGCAATGAAATTGACCAGTTCCATTTTATTGGGCATTCTGGTATGTATGGGCCGATGTATGGAACAGTACAATATCCAGAACAATTCAGTCCATTTGAAATTGAAAAACTTGAAATCCCCTTTTCGAAAGACGCGGAAGCAATATTTCATTGCTGTAGGTCAGCAAGGTGGTTCGCTCCATATTTTGCAAGAGTGCAGAAAGTAAAGACAGCCGGATATCATTGGTATACTACATTCTCCGAAAGAAAAGACAAATACAAAATTCCGTTGAGATCTAAGGGAAATCTTTATTGCTTCGGATGTCCAGGGAAAAAATCGCATGGATGGATGGCAAGTATGAAAAAGATGCTCGACCAAATGAAGCCAGAAGCACTTAAAAGCTTTGAGCCAAGTTTGGAGAAAATAGATGATACTTATAACTCCGTCGCTGCATTGTATGCTGAAACATTTAAAGACATAAAAGTTAGAAAGGATGAATTTAACTGGATACTTAAGCACTTGCCAGATAAGGCCATCTCTGTCCTTGATGTTGGTTGTGGAAATGGGGCACTACTGAATGAATTATCGGATAGTATTTCTTCAGGCCTTGGAGTGGATGTGTCGGATCAGTTGCTTGAATTTGCAAGAGACCTAAACAAAGGGAATGATCAAATAAAATTTCAAAAAATCGACGGTCCGACCCTTCCATTTCAGGATCATTCATTTGATTTAGTTATTTCATTGCTGTCCTACCGTTACCTCGATTGGGACCCAATAATGATTGAGATCGAACGTGTGTTGAAGAAAGATGGGAAGTTGCTAATCGTGGATATGGTGACAGCTCCAGTCAAGGTGAAAGAGTGGCCATCACTGTTAAAAGGTAAGTTTTTGCACTACATGAACAGATTTACACAACCTGAATTTCACAAAAATTTAAACAGGTTAGTTACAGATCCCGGATGGTCGCAGATGTTAAAATACAATCCCATCAGATCTCAGCATGAAATGAAATGGTACCTCGAAAGTAGATTCCCAGGAAGGAAAGTAGAGGTAATCAATATTGGAATGCACTCCAGAATATTAGCATTTGATTCCAAGGATATGAATGATATCAAAAATATCGAACTGACTTACCCATGA
- a CDS encoding YARHG domain-containing protein, whose translation MKFTNLFFLTLLIWIFYSCSSSNSNTSNGETPVTEKTETPKEFSFKGKDEFKLKEQLFFHLREEAVDVDENTFVKYENLTMDGTEFEYSAVLIERDLLERMEITMNHSNSLIKLANYTVNTANDHLGDTLKITGQLEIVDLLTSQVEGKVTDVKIAIKSNFYRSFLAPSYYGEFDRDISNSRLEQNLIVNLVEPVIYNRSNLYLKARIAELTKEDLAAMDGNELAYFRNEIFARHGHMFKTDRMKEHFYFKEWYTPYFDDATNFLNEIEKKNAQFIKSMES comes from the coding sequence ATGAAGTTCACCAATCTCTTTTTTTTAACCCTACTGATTTGGATTTTCTATTCGTGTTCCTCAAGCAATTCAAACACTTCAAATGGAGAAACTCCAGTTACTGAGAAAACGGAGACTCCTAAAGAATTTTCTTTCAAAGGCAAAGATGAATTTAAACTGAAGGAGCAGCTCTTTTTTCACTTAAGAGAAGAGGCTGTTGATGTGGATGAAAATACCTTTGTGAAATATGAAAATCTGACCATGGACGGTACCGAGTTTGAATATTCGGCCGTGCTAATCGAAAGGGATTTATTGGAGAGGATGGAGATCACTATGAATCATAGTAATTCATTAATCAAACTTGCTAATTACACTGTCAATACAGCTAATGACCATTTAGGAGATACATTAAAAATAACTGGTCAGTTGGAAATTGTAGATCTCTTGACATCTCAGGTAGAAGGGAAGGTAACGGACGTGAAAATAGCTATCAAATCAAATTTTTATCGGTCATTTCTAGCACCTAGTTATTACGGTGAATTTGATAGAGATATTTCCAATTCAAGGTTAGAACAAAATTTAATAGTCAATTTGGTAGAGCCAGTGATTTACAATAGATCAAATCTTTATTTAAAGGCAAGAATTGCAGAGTTAACAAAGGAGGATCTAGCTGCAATGGATGGTAATGAATTGGCTTATTTTAGAAACGAAATTTTTGCTAGGCATGGACATATGTTTAAGACTGATCGAATGAAAGAGCATTTTTATTTCAAAGAATGGTATACTCCTTACTTTGATGATGCAACTAATTTTCTTAATGAAATAGAGAAGAAGAATGCCCAATTCATTAAGTCAATGGAGTCTTAG
- a CDS encoding RtcB family protein: MEENKTHVTGEELIKLGYPEGKAIGVAIEVINSSEIENVKGSLQEVLAKPEDFVDHEVFAPIAKELITPIETVLPLRETPDLYKVYGAEGIEQGALNQIENAMRLPIAKAGALMPDAHQGYGLPIGGVLATENAVIPYGVGVDIGCRMCMTIYDIPESILVDRKEDLKKMLVRNTKFGKATFKKPKDHEILEDSLFNEIRVVGDLKDRAAMQIGSSGGGNHFVEFGITEIEDENNEFGLATGNYLAVLSHSGSRGFGANIAKHYTKLAMENCKLPDEARHLAWLDLDTELGQEYWLAMNLAGEYASACHHQIHERMAVGLRANPVTMIENHHNFAWKEKDRNGDEIIVHRKGATPAGKGVLGIIPGSMTAPGFIVRGKGDEASINSASHGAGRAMSRTQAKNTLDKNTVIDHINAAKVEVIGSGLDEAPMAYKDIEKVMESQKDLVDVVGSFQPKIVRMCGDEKFHEVD; encoded by the coding sequence ATGGAAGAAAATAAAACACATGTTACAGGCGAAGAATTAATCAAGTTGGGTTACCCTGAAGGAAAGGCCATTGGCGTTGCTATTGAGGTAATTAATTCAAGCGAGATTGAAAATGTTAAAGGCTCCCTTCAAGAAGTGTTGGCAAAACCTGAAGATTTTGTAGATCACGAGGTGTTTGCTCCAATTGCAAAAGAACTTATAACTCCTATTGAAACGGTCTTGCCACTTCGGGAGACTCCAGATTTGTACAAAGTCTATGGAGCTGAGGGAATCGAGCAGGGAGCACTAAATCAAATAGAAAATGCAATGCGGCTCCCTATTGCCAAAGCAGGAGCATTAATGCCAGATGCACACCAAGGGTATGGCTTACCTATTGGAGGAGTTCTGGCTACTGAAAATGCAGTTATTCCATACGGAGTTGGTGTTGATATTGGGTGCAGAATGTGTATGACAATCTACGATATTCCTGAGTCGATTTTAGTTGATAGAAAAGAAGATCTAAAGAAGATGCTTGTTCGAAACACCAAGTTTGGGAAAGCGACTTTCAAAAAACCAAAAGACCATGAGATTTTAGAAGACAGCCTGTTCAATGAGATCAGAGTTGTTGGTGACCTAAAAGATAGAGCGGCAATGCAAATAGGATCTTCAGGCGGAGGTAATCATTTCGTTGAATTTGGAATAACTGAAATCGAAGATGAGAATAATGAATTTGGATTAGCAACAGGAAATTACTTAGCTGTCCTTTCTCATTCAGGGTCAAGAGGATTTGGAGCAAACATTGCAAAACATTACACAAAGCTTGCAATGGAAAACTGTAAGCTACCCGATGAAGCAAGGCACCTTGCGTGGCTGGATTTAGATACAGAGCTTGGGCAAGAGTATTGGTTGGCCATGAATCTTGCTGGAGAATATGCTTCAGCATGTCATCACCAAATCCACGAGAGAATGGCTGTTGGACTAAGAGCTAATCCTGTAACAATGATTGAAAACCATCACAACTTCGCTTGGAAGGAGAAGGATAGAAATGGTGATGAGATCATCGTTCACAGAAAAGGTGCAACACCTGCTGGTAAAGGAGTCTTAGGTATCATTCCAGGATCTATGACTGCACCGGGATTTATTGTTAGAGGTAAAGGAGATGAGGCATCAATTAACTCGGCTTCACATGGTGCAGGTCGAGCAATGTCTCGGACTCAAGCTAAGAACACTTTGGACAAGAACACCGTGATAGATCACATCAATGCAGCCAAAGTTGAAGTAATTGGTTCTGGATTAGATGAAGCACCGATGGCTTATAAAGACATCGAGAAGGTAATGGAGTCTCAAAAAGACTTAGTTGATGTTGTTGGTTCGTTTCAGCCTAAGATTGTAAGAATGTGTGGTGATGAAAAATTTCATGAAGTGGACTGA
- a CDS encoding peptidoglycan recognition family protein, with the protein MPNSLSQWSLSFFILFFGCNNSGRTAQVSTPTLNVEVDTISTFSEVKKELTKSYSSKHYGLDTYLIDQPKMIVVHHTVIPTLEETIELFKQNHLAKNRTDIANYSSLNVGIHYVIDRDGSIYNLLPDSVMARHIIGFNHVSIGIENVARSSDELTVKQLTSNALLIQYLTAKYSSIEYLIGHDEYTQQELPHFKLFLELDSTYYPHDKPDPGPVFMKSLREKLKSEYALVFKK; encoded by the coding sequence ATGCCCAATTCATTAAGTCAATGGAGTCTTAGTTTCTTTATTCTATTTTTTGGGTGCAACAATTCTGGTAGAACTGCTCAAGTATCTACTCCTACCCTTAATGTGGAGGTAGACACAATCTCTACTTTTTCTGAAGTAAAGAAAGAACTTACGAAAAGCTACAGTTCAAAGCATTATGGCCTGGATACTTATTTGATAGACCAGCCAAAAATGATTGTAGTTCACCATACAGTAATACCTACACTCGAAGAGACTATTGAACTGTTTAAGCAGAACCACTTAGCTAAGAATAGAACGGATATAGCTAACTACAGCAGTCTAAATGTGGGTATACATTATGTTATTGACAGGGATGGATCTATCTATAATTTACTTCCTGATTCAGTTATGGCCAGACATATAATAGGCTTTAATCATGTAAGTATTGGAATTGAGAATGTAGCAAGATCGAGTGATGAGTTGACTGTAAAACAACTGACATCAAACGCATTGCTTATTCAATATTTAACTGCTAAATACTCTTCAATAGAATACTTAATTGGACATGATGAGTACACTCAACAAGAGTTACCACATTTCAAGTTATTTCTTGAATTAGATAGCACATACTATCCACACGACAAACCTGATCCAGGCCCAGTTTTCATGAAGAGTTTAAGAGAAAAATTAAAATCAGAATATGCCTTGGTCTTCAAAAAATAG